The DNA window CTGGTGCTTATCTGCACACCATCGAGGAGTACCATCGGCTGGGTGCCTCCCAGTGAATTGATCCCACGCAGGATGATCTGTGCCTGCTGGCCTGGCTGGCCGGACACTGAAGATATCTGTGCACCGGCGATCTTACCAATAAGTGCCTGATCAATAGATGCAGCTGGCACTTTAGGCAGGTCTTTACCTGATAACGATTCTACTGAGATCGCTACTTTTCTTCTGTCGGTAGCAGCACCCACACCGGTTATGATTACTTCCTGTAATCCTTTGGAGTCAATGCGCAATACTACATCAATCTTTGATTTACCTTTGCTGGATACGTCCTGGTTGAGATAACCGATAGAGGAGAAACTTAAAGTGGCATTTTCACCTGCCTGTATTCTGTAGACCCCATCAGGTCCTGTCATGGTACCCACTTTGGTACCTGTGATGGTTACTGTTACACCTGGTAATGGTGAGCCATCTTTCTCATCTGTAACTTTACCGGTGATTGTTCGTGTCTGGGCATAAGCATGCACAATACAGCTGGCCATGAGCAGCCATGAGAGTAGCAAATTTTTCATGAGCAATTTAGATTTGATTATTCCTAGTTAACTGTTAAAGACAAGAATTACCCAACCATTTACGGGTACATGATTCCGAGGTTAGTAATGAAAATAAAAGGCAGACGAACCCGCTACCCTGGTATTGATCACTCACGAGGGATGTTGTGTAAATGGCAAAAAAAGTACTGCAGGCCAGGTGGGGCCTGAATGATGACATTGTATGTTTTGGCAATTATTCCATTAAAATGTGCAGGAAACTAAGTTTACTACGACGTACCGAATAACGCTCTCATCATAGGTTGTCCAGATTTTGGTTTAAATTAGATGAACGAATCTCTCTTTGGCCAGGCTTTAGCAACAGCACATTTATTTTGAATACGATATTTGTTATTTGCTAATCTCAGTATAGATCCGGTCCCCAAACAACTCCGTAATTAATAATTATAGGGTATTAAGGATTGTTGGGCATTAAGGAAAATGATATCAGATTTTGGTCTTTTAAGTATTAAGTATGTGACACACCAAATATAGAAAAAAGCTACGCTAAACAGAATAACACATTGATGTTATATGTGAAGTGACTGAAATGTTACCGCTTACGTTTAAGAAAATTTCTTACGGGTTCATCAAACAGCTTCATAGCGCCCCATCCAATACCAATAAGGATTACCACGGAAGTTGCGATGACAATCGTCAGTGTAGTCTGGTCTGGTTTACAGGTTTTCAGGTAGTGTGCAAAAATCCAGATGAAACCATAATGTGTCATGTATAATGGGTAGGATATCTTTCCGGAAAAAACGCATAGGCGCTGCAGTGAGGGTACTAATCTGGCTCCTGCACCCAGGGAAATCAGCAACGGAAAATAAAATAACACGATGAAAAGTTCTACTGCCCAGTTGTTTGGGAAATAAGGTACAAAAAGCCCCATGAGCAACAACAGTGTAAGACCCGGGAATCCGAGCCTGTTCCGGATGATCAGCCGGAAACGATATATCAGCATACCCGCCAGGAAAGAGTAGGAGAGCCGCGCACAGCCATCCATAAAAGAATCTTTTCCCCATCCGCCCATCAGATTACCGGCACGATGTGCTGTAAATCCCAGTGCTATCGCGGCCACAAAAGCCAGCACCATCAGCACATAACGGTTCACTCTCCAGAGTATCAGACCATAGAAAATATTGGCCACATATTCCCAGAATAAAGACCAGGAAGGTGCGTTAAAACTGAACAGGTTAAAATACCGTTCCGGCATTACCGGAAAAGGTATCAGCAGCAGAGAAGTGAGCAGGAGCAGTGCCGTTTTACCGAAGCCGTAGGCCGCAGGCGGAGCCATAAAAGGATCTAACAGGAAAGTGATCAAACCCATGACAGTGCCCAGTATCACCAGTGGATGAAGGCGTATCAGCCTGGCCCGGAAAAAGTCTTTAATACGCATCTTCTCCATACGGTCATCGTAGGCGTATGCGATCACAAACCCCGACAGGCAGAAAAAGAAATCTACCGCCAGAAATCCACGTCCTGCAAAGTTTTTACTGTAATCGGGAAACACGACTTCCATAAAATGGAATATCACTACTACTACAGCGGCGATTCCTCTGAGCCCGTCAAGGATCTCAAAATGTTGTCTGGTGGCAGGCGATTTTGCGGGCTGCACTTGTTCTGTTGTCATTGTTCCTGTTTCCATCTGTTCCTCCGGTATCAGTAAAGAATCCGCACAAGATAAGGTGTAATGACTTTATATGCAAACCCGCTGCGGGTGTCAGGAAATATCGAGCCCTGCATCCAGCGCCAGCTGTTCATGCTCACGGGCTTTGGCTTCGTCTTTTACGACATCGTTGTAAAGGTATAAGCGGCGCAGTTCGAGATGTGCATTGTCTTCGCCTAGTTCCGCTGCTTTGATGTAATAGCTGATAGCTTTGCGTGGATCGGCTTTGCAGCCAAGGCCCAGCTCATACAACCTGGCGAGGTTGATGGCGCAGTAACCGTCGTTGTTTTTAACGCCGCTTTTATAGGCGTCAAAGGCGTTGTTGTAATCTTCTTTCTCTTCAAAAAGATAACCTACGTAGCTGTGACAATCGTAACCGAATCTGCTGGCATATACAAAATGCCGGAGTGCTTTTTCGTAGTCCTGTGGCACTTTTTCGCCGTTATAATAAAGCATCGCAAGGTTATAATATGCATGCGGAACATGATGTGCAGCGGCTGTTTCGTACAGGTCAAGGGCCTTACGGATGTCGGGGGCGGTACCGTTGCCATGCTGATAGCAGTTGGCCAGTCCGTTGGCTGCATGCGGTGATCCGGCCTGTACGCCACGGGAGTACCAATCGAAAGCAATGGTTTTATCGATATATCCTTCCGCTGTTTCATACAGATAACCAAGATCATTCATGGCCTCTCCGCTACCTTTGCCGGCAGCCATTTTGTAATACCGGATGGCCTCTTCATACTGCTGTTTTTCGAATGCCTCAAAGCCTTTCTGGTACAGCAGGTCGGCAGGGACGGCATCGCCGGCCAGAGCAGTGAGCATAGCCAGTTCTTTTTCACCATAACGGTAACGCTCATCAGGACCTATTTTGGCCGCAATATCGGTGGGCGTCAGGGGGGTAATATGTCCATCGGAACCGATGCGGAAGGCTGCATCGGTGTTAATGGCCAATGTTTCCCATTTGTCCTCACCAAGCCAGATGACATCGGAAATAACAACCTGATATGCTGGTGGAACCAGTGGCTGACCCATAAAATAAAGCCCTTCCTTTTTATCTTTTGCAATGATATAGGCGTTTGGATAGACGTGATTGATACGATCGAAGCCCATTTCCAGTATCCATCCTTTTGATGCAGAATATACGCCGTATTTGCCCTGCTGACGGACAATCACTCCGTCTTCCAGGCCCGGTGCAATCTCCTGGTAAACGGTGGGCAACAGCTGTTGCCCTTCGGTGGTAGCAAGGCCATGCAGCTGCTGTTTCTTTTTGCCCTGCTGTTGCTCCTGTATGGTACGCAGCAGCGGTGAATGGTTGAAGGTTCCTGTCCATTCTACCCGGACCGTGTTGTCATCGCCTATTCTGGCGAAGGAGGGAGGAGTGTAAAAGTGTAATACACCAGAAAGATGAGGAGCCTTGAGCAGCGGCATGCCATCTACATAAGTTATCTCCATATCGGAATGGAAATCAAAGGGTAGTTTTAGCTGGCCTGCTGCATCCATAACAGCATATTTTCCATCCCTGCCGGCGGCATACAGCTGCGGATTTTCAGCAATGATGAGTATTTCATCATAGCCTGTCACAGGTGTTGTAATACCCGGTTGTATGAGATATTCTTTCCCGTTTACCTGTACTACGGCCACACCGTTAGCAGCATCGAAGGCATCATCAAAAATGATGTCTGTAACAGGCTGGCCCTGGCGGTTTACATAGCCGTATTTACCATCCCGTTTCACGACGGCTAGCGCTTCATTACCTGGGAAAACAAATACTTCATCATACCCGGCCGGTATGATGATATTCCCTGCTGTATCTTTCAGGCCCATCATGCCGTTTTCTGTGAAAGTCTGCTGTTCATCTTCTTTCTCTTCTTCATCATCAGCATAATATCCTGACTGTATCACTTCCCACCCATAACCATATACGTTGTTACTGAAAAACTCCCGGAAGGATTTAAATCCATAAGGATTTTTGCGTAGGTCCGGGCATTCATTGAGCAACGTAGGGTCGTTTGCGTTAATGGCAGCCTGAATGCATGCGTTGGTTTCCTGTATAAGTGACAATAATTCGGCTGCTTGTTCAGCATGAGGCTCGTTGTCCATATTAAACACGTCCCAGGCATCAAGGTGAAAGCTGTTGTAGCGGGCTTTTGTATCAAGGAAACTGAAGATTTTTTCTTTTTGTTCCCGGAAGTTTACAGGATCATCGGTCAGTATATCCGCATGTTGTTCTATAAAATCGTAAAAGCCGCTGAGGGTACGGATACCATCAGGACCGTCAGCATAAATGCCACCACTATCTCCATTGTATAACGGTGTTCCAAGATAAGGAGCGCCTGCAAACAAAGGATGGAGGAAAAAAGGGAATTCATATTTCCATTCCATCATCATCAGGTTATCGTTGCCATTGCCACCGATAACGGGTAAAAGCTGGTACAGAGTACCGTTTTCACGGGCTTCAGGAATGACGTGGTTTTCCGTGTTGTTAAAGTTGTAAAGATAGATACGGTACGACATCTCGAATATTTTTATTTTCCGCTCAGGTTCGTTGTGGACGGGTTATTTAACAAAGTGCCAAGATGTGTATTTTTGTGGCATTGGCCAAATTTTTTCTGGATGGGGGGCTCGTAGTAAAAAATACAGGCGTTCCCTGGGGATTTTCCTCATAAGGTAAATGGTACGAAATAAAGAGACAGATATAAAAGTTAAAAAAGGCTACTTTTACATCATCGTAACTGGTGTTGTTTGTAACAGGTTAGTTTAGTGGCCAATCTCAATTCAAAGAGACAGTTACTGTGGCATACAGTTTTGTTTACCTATAATGATATACTTATGAAAGGCATGTGAATGGTACCTAATGAAATACTCTGTATTGGCTAGTTTTAGCTGTTATATCCAATAAATTTTTTATACCTGTTTAAAATACCCTGGTAAATAACGGGGTGGCATATATTATTTTTTCCTGATGAGAAGTGTTTTTATCTCTTGCCTGCAGCAGCAAGAGAATGCTTCAAAAGGAGCCGCAGGTGATGTAGTAAAGAATGCTACCCAGAATAGTATTAATAAAATTCATAAATGAATAAAGTAAAGTTAGGTTTAACATTTGTTGTGATTGTCGGAATTATTGTTGGTGCTCTGTATTGGATTGCTAATAATGCGAGTAAATCAAAATCAGATAAGCTGGAGCAGATAAATAAAAGCTATGGCTACTCTAAAGGAATTATTATACGGAAGCAATCTTATAAAGGCCATAGTATAGAAGTAAAATATCAGATTGGAAGTAAGGAGTATCAGTATAATGGTGGATGGGATAGTAATCCTCATAATTTAGGGGAAGGAGATTCCATTAGTTTTCGATATGCCTTAGATACTCCTGAGTTGATAGTAACAGAATTGGATAATGGATATTAAGGATTTTGGTTGCTCTAAGTAAAAACAATAGACCGCGTCTACGGCTCTTTGCTCTATCGTGAATATGCTTTTTAGTTTTGTTATAAGTAATAGCCATATCGATGAAGTAGTAAATTTTTTCTTTCTCCTCCTCCGGTAGGGCTTCAATATCTTCTATTCTTTTAAGTAGTTTTTTATCCAGTACCATGCTGGTAGAGCCACCAATCAGGTAATTCACTGATGTTCCTACTCTTTTTAAGCTGCTTACGCTGCGTAGCAATATGTTCACCAAAAGTCATAAAAAGGTACTTTAAATACCCTGTAAAAGCAGGGGGGTAACAAATTTAGTTACTTATTTATGCTAGTCAAAATAAATGAGTATTGGTTGATTAAAACCAATCCATTACCAATTGGTACTATAAAATATTTTTCCACATGGGAACAAAACAAATCCGACTAGTCAAGTTACACATGAATAATAAACCTGTCTTTGTTTTTTTGCTTCTCTTGTTGGTGTCTATCAGCAGTTGCGACCTTATAGGTTATAGTAAAGCGATCAGTGAGCAGGCTGAAATGAGATTTAATAGGAGCCGGACTTTTATCAACAAAATTATGTTTAAGGGCAACGTTATAGAGAAGATCAATTGTGAAAATTGCGATCTAACAAACTATTTTATCAAAATTAAAATTGATTCAATTTCAGAAATACCATCTCTATCAAGAAGTAGTTATAATCCCTATTACGAATTTCAGTTGCAACCTCATCAGGTGTTGACGATTTGTGTATCGAAGGAGCTCTTTGATGCTGTTGAGCAGGGCACTGGTGTGTTGAAAAGTGCCAACAGTAGTAATTTAAGCTTTGATAGAAAGCAAATGTTGTTGATAGGCCAGGAAGATATGAAGTGGTTACCGCGCTCTTAACACTATATAACACTTCTCCCCCTATTCTGGCACGCTTTTATCATCTATACCTGCAGGAACCCAAACTGCTGCAGGGTTAAGGGCTCCGCCAACACATCACAACTATTCAAAAGCTTACGATCATGAAAATGTTAAAATTTCTCATCATAGCGATAGTATTGATCTCTGGTTTGAGCGGATGTCTGGTGGTACACGACAGACCAGGCTATTATCACCGCCCGTATTACCATCAACACTACTATGGGCATGGCTATTGGCGGTAAAAGAAAGGAGGCCGCTACCAACGGCCTCCTGAATAAACCACCTTGTTTTATGCTTTAAAAAACCAAACCGACCATTATACTTTATGGCTGAGCCGACAGCGCTGATTCCAGCGCTGTCTTTAGGTTACTTTCAGACAATACGCCTGTATGCCGCCATATTTCCTGGTTATTTTTCATCAGCACCAGCGTGGGCACTGCCATAATCTGAAAACGGGAAGTGAGGCCCTCTTCTTCATCAATATTCACGCGGGCTACCTGTAGCTGAGTGCTCATCTTTGTTTCGATGGCATCCACTATCGGGGATAATACTTTACAGGGACGGCACCAGGTCGCAAAAAACTGTAATAAGGTTGGTGAATCTCCTGTTGTTTGCTGACTCATATCTTATCATTTTATGCCAACAAAATTAGGATAGACCTTACCAGAAAAATGATACGATCCGCTGCACTTTTGGTACAAACGGCAGTTTTTATCAGGAGGCATGATGACGATGCTGCTGGCGATACTGCGCCGGCGTGATACCGGTATGTTTTCTGAAAAAACGGCTGAAATAGGATTGGTCTGCAAAGTTCAGATGCGTAGCAATACCGGCAATGCTCTCATTGCTCTGAATGAGCTGTGCCTTGGCTTCCGTTATCAGTTGATGATGAATGAAACTGCTGGCCGGATTACCAGTGATCTCTTTGACAGTATCATTCAGATAGTGAGGGTGAACGTATAATAACCGGGCGTAGTCCGTAACCTGCTTCCATTCCATGTAGTGGCGGGAGACCAGGTTTTTAAAAGATGCTACCAGCTGCTCTTTTCTTGGCAATGGTGTGGACACTTTGTTTTCGTGAGACAGATAAGCCCTCTCTGCTTCTATCAGCAGCACGTTGAGGTACAGACGTACTAACAGGTCGTCATTAAAACGCTGGCGCTGACAGTATTCTGTCTGCAGTTTCTGAAAGAGGCCCACCATGTCATCCATTTCTTCCCGTGATAAATCAATAAAAGGAGGGTGATCATGCTGAAAAAACGGATATTCATTCAGCTTCACCTGGTTTTTCAGGCATAACAGAAAATAGTCTGCATCAAAGATGCAGTGGTAGCCCCGGATGTCTTCACTCCAGTGATGAATGGTATGCAGCTGATATTCGGGGATAAAGTATAGCATGCCGGCGTTAAAGGTATAAGTGTGGGAGCCGATGGTCTCCCGGCTGCTGCCAGCTGTGAGGAGTACGGCAGTATAGAATTTCCGCCGGGTACTACTGAAGGAAGACTGTTTATGCAGTTGTTTGAGCTGTTCCAGTGTGGCGATCTCCAGAAAATTACTGGTCTGCCTGCCACTGGTATAGTTACAGGTATCACAAAAAGAATGATCCGGACTGGATAGGTATTCCTCCTTAAAATCCTGTGGATTGCTGACTTCGCGGAAAGTATTTTTTAGATAACTCATCTCATCACTTTATGGCGGCGGCAGCTAATCCGCCACGGTCCCGTTTGTATAAGGCAATTCCGCATTGCGCGGAATTGACAGTTAAAGGTACGGAAAAACAACTATTCAATTAAATTATTGAATAGCTGTTTGGGAGATGAACACGTTTGTTGTATTTTCCCAAGGCATTAGCATTCTATGAACAACACAATACTGCTGATTCCTGAGAAAACGGACATCGAATTTGAACAGATAGTGGCCGCCTGGACCCATAGAGGTGGCCAAATTAGAAGACTGGGTAAATACTGGATAAAAGATGAAGAACTGGTCCGTAGCAAAATTGCCATCTATGGCAATCAGGCCTTTGCTTTTGTGCTGGCCCAGATATACGGGGTAGACCTCCTTTCCCCGGATGATACCCTCATTGCCTCCTTAGAGCATCAATGGACCAAACGATCAATTACGCTCAGCACTGTAGGGCAAATCAGCGCAACAGCCTTCCCCGTTTTTATTAAGCCGGTGGTACCTAAAATATTCCCGGCCGGCATCTTCACAACACTGAATGCTTTCCTTCAGGCAACAACCGGACTGCCGGAAGATGAGGCGGTGATAGTGGCTGCAGCAGTGGCGCCTATCACAGCTGAAGCCCGTGGTTTTGTGCTGAATGGCCATCTGATCGACCTCGCCTTATATGAAGGAGAGGCCGACCTTACAGCAGGTGCCTTGTTTTTAACCGCTTTTATCCGGGAACACGGCCATCAGCTACCTGCTGCTGTAATTGTTGATATTGCCTGCAACCCGCAGACGGGCTGGTTTGTCCTGGAGTTTAATGCCTGCTGGGGTGCAGGACTCAACAACTGCGAGGCTGAGAAAGTGATGGATTGTATCATTTCAGCCACCATCCATCCTGCCTCACCGGCTGACCTTCCTGCGGGCGAAAGCTCTCAGTAATAAAACCAGACTGATGATCGTCATCAGGGCGGCCACCAGATACGGCATACCCGGAAAGTACACAGGTGCTGCGCTATGGGTAGCCCAGGCAAAACTGTTGGTCATCAGTGGTGGCGCAATCAGCGTGGTCAGTCCCATCAGGCTGCCGAGAGCCCCTTGCAGCTCTCCTTGTTCATTGTCTGGCATAGCGGCTGCCATAATGCTCTGCATGGCGGTACCTTGTACACTGCCCGCGATGTAAATAATCAGTGCCGGAAAAAGCACCCATTCCCAGGCGGTGAAAGCAAACAACAGATAGCCGGTGATCATCAGCAACAGGCCCATAACAGCCAGCTGCTTATCATTCAACACCGGAGTGAGTTTGTTGACCAGCCATGTTTGTGATATGATAGACAGTAAACCGACGAATGCGAGGGAATAACCTATCAGCTGATTGCTCCACCGGAATTTTTCTATGGTGAAGAAAGCCCACACGCTTTCCATGCTATGCGTGGCGATGGACACAAAGATCATGGAAAGGATCAGCGATTTTACCAGCGGGAAGCGGGACAGCTGTTGCAGCGCACCTAGCGGATTGGCTCTCTTCCAGTCAAACTGCCGGCGCAGGGCTTTGTGCAGTGATTCCGGGAAAAAGAAATAACCGAACATAAAATTGGCAAAGCTCATAGCTGCCGCCACTATAAACGGGGTATGGGTGCCAAACTGTCCCAGGGTGCCGCCTATAGCAGGGCCTATGATAAAGCCCAGTCCGAATGCGGCGTTGATAAGTCCATAGTGACGGGTTCTGTTTTCATCTGTACTGATATCGGCCACACAGGCGGATGCTACCGCATAACTGGCTCCAGTAATACCGGCAATGGTTCTGCCAACAAAGAGCCACACAATGTTAGGGGCAAAAGCAAGAAAGAGGCAGTCAATGGAAAAGCCTAATAAAGACAACAATAAAACGGGGCGTCTGCCATAGTGATCGCTTAAATTGCCCAGCACCGGCGCAAAAATAAATTGCATCACAGCATAGGCAAAAGCCAGCCATCCACCGTATCTGGCTGCTGTACTGATATCTGCATGAAGCAGATCACTGATCAGCTGCGGAAGTACCGGAAATATCAGACCAAAACCGGCAGTATCAATTACAACAACAAGGATAACGAAGAGTAAACCAGACGGATATACGGATTTCATATGTTAGATGACAATAAATATAAGTTAGGAAATAATCATGAAAAGAAGCCTGGCAATGGGAGAGGGCCAGGATAAAGAGGCGGGAGCCGCCGTATGTGTTTAATTATTGTCTCATGATACAGCGAAGGTAATGAAAAGCATCAGGATTTAATACAAGCGTCCGGGTGTTTTACGTTAAATTGTTTTCCTAAAGCCAATAGCGTCATCGGCCATACCGGCGGCGATCTCTGGTTTATCGGTGTCATGCCCGGAACACAGCGTCAGGGCATTGGCCGTCAACTGCTTCGGGAGGCGGTGGCCCATAGCGGGTGCCCTGTCTACCTCGAAACATCCATGAAGGAAAACGTGCAATGGTACAGGAAAAACGGCTTTGAGGTGTACCATTATGCAGACCTGTACATGCTGCGGACCGTCTGAACTCCGGGATAATGTTGGCTGCTACAGCCGAATAAAACAGTATTAGTTGGCCTGGTAACTATCGGGCAGAAAACGCTTTTTTTCTTCCCGCCACTTGATAAACATAATATGCTGGGCGAATTCCAGGAACTGATAGTCTTCTATCAATGCAGCCAGGGTTTGCTGCTGCTCTGGACTACGTCCTTCTCTTTTACGTGTCTCTTCATAGCGGGATAGCCCTTCCTGCAGGGAGCTGGTCATGGATTTTACCAGTTCCGGGAAGGCGGCAAAAGCCTCTTTCATGATAAGTTGACCTCTGGGGGTCTGTTTCAGCTCCTGTATACGCTGATGCGTCAGAGCCGGAAATGCAGTTCCTGTCATCTGAAAAGTTCGGCCTACGGTCATTGTTTCGATTTTGCTCATTTAGGTTAATCAGGTTAAACCAGGCACTTTATACCCGGCGATATGGATTAGAGTGCAGATTTCAGGAAAGGTTACAAAATGTGGACTTTTTTTGTAACTTATTGAGACTTTATTCATCTAATAACCGAATTCAATGAGTATCATTTCGCCTATTGACACGCTTACAGACAATGAAATCATTACCAGGGTACTGGCTGGGGAAAAAAGGTTGTTTGAGCAACTGATGCGTCGCCACAATACCAGCCTGTTCAGGATTGGGATGTCTTTCCTGAATAATGACATGGATGTGGAAGATGTGATGCAGACCACCTATATCAATGCCTATCAGCATCTGGACAAATTCCGGCAGGAGTCTGCCTTCGGTACCTGGCTGAAAAGGATTCTGATCAATGAATGCAGCCAGCATCTGAAAAAAGCGAAAAACATTGTCGGCGAAGATATCACGGGTATGGAACATCATCCTGATACTCCTAAAACCAAAGAAACGCCGGTGGATACAGTTATTAACAAAGAACTGGGTAAAGTGCTGGAAAAGGCACTTCTGAGTATCCCGGAGAAATACCGGGCCGTGTTTGTATTACGGGAAATAGAACAGCTGAATGTGGCAGAAACCAGTCAGGTGCTTAATATTTCGAAGGTCAACGTAAAAGTACGGCAGATCAGGGCCAAAATGATGCTGCGGGAACACGTTGCTAATTTCTACAAAAACGATGTGGTGTTTCCGTTCCATCTTATCAGATGCGACCGGATTGTCAACAATGTACTCAGGGAACTGGGTATTCATTAATGATAATATATACAGTCAAAGCGGAGAACAGGAACATATCCTGTTCCCCGCTTTTTTATGCCTGCAGGTAGAGGCTTGGATAATCCAATAAATAATATGTATTTTTCCCCCATGCAACATGAATGGGAAAAGGAAAGTGAACTGCTGCTGCTGGTCGCCGAAGGAGACCAACAGGCATTTACCGTGCTGGTGAAAAGGTATCGCCGTAACGTATATACTACGGCGTTAAAGCTGTTGCATCAGCCTGTGCTGGCAGAAGAAGTGCTGCAGGACGTATTCCTGAAAGTTTGGTTGAAAAGGGCAGAGCTGCCCGAAGTAACGCATTTCCCGGCATGGCTCAACGGGGTAGCCCGTAACACCATCTATACCGCCTTCCATCGTTCTTTAAAGGAAAAGGTAAGCCCTGTTGGTGTTTTGGAAGAAAATATACAGGCAGACAATAATGCAGAAGATCCGCTGCTGGATAAAGAATACACACAACTGCTGGACAAGGCTGTCTCCCGTCTTCCACTCCGCCAGCAACAAACCTACAGGCTTATCCGTCAGGAAGGCTTTAAACGTGCCGAGGTGGCCGCCATGCTGGGTGTTTCTCCGGAAACGGTGAAATTCAACCTGGATGAAGCCAACCGCAAAGTAAGAGCCTATTGCCTGGCACAGCTTCCCCTGGGCGCTTTACTACTCCTCATGAACATCAGATAAAAAAAATCTGGTGACCCACCCCCCCAAGGGATATTTTTTTAGAGACTATAGTTATAGATGCGTATGCATCTTTATGAATGGTTATGCAGGAAAGAGTAGTCGTCCTATATCAGAAATGCCTTGCAGGCACAGCAGATGCTGCTGAAAAGCTGGAGTTGTCACAGTTGCTGGAGGAGCCAGCCAATGAGGCCCGGATCAGGGCGGCTATCGACGACCTGCTGGCAGCAGATAAACCGTTGGAAGATATTCCGGAAGAAACCATGGGCTCTATGCTCCGGGCGATCTTTGAGGCTGCCGAAGCCACCGGGCCTGTTCGTAATAAATCTCCGAGAAGTATAGCACGGCGCGTATGGTGGGCTGCAGCTGTAGTATTAGGGGTAGTAGCGACCACCTGGTATGTCCGGCAACAATACAGGACAATGCCTGAAAGTGCACCAGTGGCCATTCAGGCAACACCGGGATATAACAAAGCTGTACTGACGCTTGCCAGCGGCGAAGTAGTGCTGCTGGACAGCGCCGGCCAGCAGCAGCTCAGTCAGGGAGCCATTTTAGCACAGCAACAAGGCGGACTGCTTACCTATAAACATACCGGTAATAAAACCGAAGCTGGATACAATACACTGAGTACTCCCCGTGGAGGCCAGTTCCGGGTGGTACTGCCCGACGGTACCACCGTATGGCTGAACGCAGCTTCTTCCCTGCGTTACCCGCTTGCCTTTACCGGCAAACAGCGCCTGGTGGAAGTAACCGGAGAAGCCTTTTTTACAGTAGCTCCTGATGC is part of the Chitinophaga flava genome and encodes:
- a CDS encoding GNAT family N-acetyltransferase, whose amino-acid sequence is MGHTGGDLWFIGVMPGTQRQGIGRQLLREAVAHSGCPVYLETSMKENVQWYRKNGFEVYHYADLYMLRTV
- a CDS encoding RNA polymerase sigma factor, whose translation is MSIISPIDTLTDNEIITRVLAGEKRLFEQLMRRHNTSLFRIGMSFLNNDMDVEDVMQTTYINAYQHLDKFRQESAFGTWLKRILINECSQHLKKAKNIVGEDITGMEHHPDTPKTKETPVDTVINKELGKVLEKALLSIPEKYRAVFVLREIEQLNVAETSQVLNISKVNVKVRQIRAKMMLREHVANFYKNDVVFPFHLIRCDRIVNNVLRELGIH
- a CDS encoding RNA polymerase sigma factor, translating into MQHEWEKESELLLLVAEGDQQAFTVLVKRYRRNVYTTALKLLHQPVLAEEVLQDVFLKVWLKRAELPEVTHFPAWLNGVARNTIYTAFHRSLKEKVSPVGVLEENIQADNNAEDPLLDKEYTQLLDKAVSRLPLRQQQTYRLIRQEGFKRAEVAAMLGVSPETVKFNLDEANRKVRAYCLAQLPLGALLLLMNIR
- a CDS encoding FecR family protein is translated as MQERVVVLYQKCLAGTADAAEKLELSQLLEEPANEARIRAAIDDLLAADKPLEDIPEETMGSMLRAIFEAAEATGPVRNKSPRSIARRVWWAAAVVLGVVATTWYVRQQYRTMPESAPVAIQATPGYNKAVLTLASGEVVLLDSAGQQQLSQGAILAQQQGGLLTYKHTGNKTEAGYNTLSTPRGGQFRVVLPDGTTVWLNAASSLRYPLAFTGKQRLVEVTGEAFFTVAPDAAKPFHVKVNGVVEVAVLGTSFNINAYTDEQYIRTTLLEGAVNVTKGATTVRLHPGQQAEASNRANGLQVATGIDPAQVVAWKNGVFDFNRMPLDVVMRQLARWYDIEVAYEKNIPDITFWGKMGRDLPLSDVLLILEKSQVHVRLEKNGKKLIVIP